The proteins below are encoded in one region of Hordeum vulgare subsp. vulgare chromosome 3H, MorexV3_pseudomolecules_assembly, whole genome shotgun sequence:
- the LOC123445468 gene encoding DNA repair protein recA homolog 2, mitochondrial has translation MGVLSSPPALLRRAAALVSGAGRRYSTPSVPSHLRHLPLQSGRSDAYYRLWSQACFLSTTADMQLDYESDPPLDDAKSLEKVSTLNGAVSQLASDFDRDSNLCLERFSRTRRASVISTGSLKLDLALGIGGLPKGRMVEIFGKESSGKTTLALHVIKEAQKNGGYCAYIDAENAFSTSFAEEVGVDINKLLIAQPDSAENSLSIVNTLVGGSIDVVVVDSVAALIPKCELEGEIYMKFKDSQSRLMTRALRKIQYTLSRSETLIIFVNQVRTKRSSDPSSGLYKEVTCGGNALGFYSAVRMRTSRRKLYYSKDEATGISIAVRIIKNKLVPAALKEAGLNIGFGKGICHESEILEMASSHGVIVKEGYGYWINGEFLPGKEEAEKFLLENDAVADDICSTMRSQLFET, from the exons ATGGGCGTCCTCTCCTCGCCGCCCGCCCTCCTCCGACGAGCCGCCGCCCTCGTCTCCGGCGCGGGCCGCCGTTACTCCACGCCGTCCGTGCCCTCTCACCTCCGCCACCTACCCCTTCAG AGCGGGAGAAGCGACGCCTACTATCGGCTCTGGTCACAAGCCTGTTTCTTGTCAACTACAG CTGATATGCAGTTAGACTACGAAAGCGACCCCCCACTGGATGATGCCAAGTCTCTTGAGAAAGTGTCGACGCTGAACGGTGCCGTCTCTCAGCTTGCGAGTGATTTTGATAGAGACTCTAATCTATgcctggagcgcttctcccggACAAGGCGCGCCTCTGTCATTTCGACTGGTTCTCTTAAGCTTGACCTTGCTCTTGGCATTGGAGGTTTACCAAAG GGTAGAATGGTTGAAATATTTGGGAAAGAGTCATCTGGGAAAACAACACTTGCACTTCATGTTATCAAGGAAGCCCAAAAGAATGGAG GCTATTGTGCTTATATTGATGCAGAAAATGCTTTCAGCACTTCATTTGCAGAAGAAGTTGGTGTGGACATTAACAAACTCCTAATAGCTCAACCTGATTCTGCTGAAAATTCTTTAAGCATAGTGAACACTCTTGTTGGTGGAtccattgatgttgttgttgtggatagt GTGGCAGCACTGATTCCCAAATGTGAACTTGAAGGTGAAATATACATGAAATTTAAAGACTCACAATCCCGATTAATGACCCGGGCACTTCGAAAAATTCAATACACATTAAGTCGCTCTGAGACACTTATTATTTTTGTGAATCAG GTTAGAACAAAGCGGAGCTCAGATCCATCTTCTGGGCTCTACAAAGAGGTAACCTGTGGTGGCAATGCATTAGGGTTCTATTCAGCAGTCAGAATGAGGACTTCGAGAAGGAAATTGTACTATAGCAAAGATGAG GCTACTGGCATCAGTATAGCAGTGCGGATCATCAAGAACAAATTAGTACCAGCAGCCCTGAAGGAAGCTGGGCTCAACATAGGGTTTGGTAAGGGAATCTGCCACGAATCAGAGATTCTGGAGATGGCTTCTTCGCATGGAGTTATCGTGAAGGAAGGATATGGGTATTGGATCAACGGCGAGTTCCTGCCTGGCAAGGAGGAAGCCGAGAAGTTCCTACTTGAGAACGATGCTGTGGCAGATGACATCTGCAGTACCATGAGGAGCCAACTCTTTGAAACGTGA
- the LOC123440921 gene encoding uncharacterized protein LOC123440921 produces the protein MLTATSTPPELGLTMACASTHVVRPKGDTRRHPKPSPTPASRRSERLSRSRSSVEARVPSILEKAAMRAAARNLDPDTSPSLNQVPQDDVAIAPDLAYVDLSAGGLPRPSNELLFPAQPSYKLKNAVRADSKVSTSTSHNSQATEQTVSKGKGQPDTDVVTLKATEEVITVEDVEERVQMDVDPASPRRSPVAMDTDHGMVPKLPEILSDASVVASTDIVQDSLSALVVSAPRPATPPTISYVQYPLARTLEDEVSASKEAVIQAELVNSTMRDAFNSSEVLKAQMRKYYELASKHLAMQEEVESLRAELEKEKKKNEKLEKEKAIMGGTLFIPDTTTARHNNQECQNKYFQESKGGEANTSFQDHLPPPNISNHSTYNVKDKTNKGMLDDEIFELYMEDLWTGIDPEKKSNYVYLDSLWFDMYINGKHKSKVLKWVKAKKIFTRRYVFVPIVYWGHWSLLVLYNFGETNYLGTPKGPRMLLLDSLRTTQPKSLLSAINSFMIDILKTEDREEETGQFINDVELEFPEVPQQSANDCGIYVLYFIYCFLKIEKLGEDLSQLGAFFDPEVLQNLEHIRKAILSYQEKQNATITE, from the exons atgttgACTGCCACTTCGACGCCTCCTGAGCTGGGGCTGACCATGGCCTGCGCTAGCACTCATGTGGTTCGCCCGAAGGGCGACACTCGGCGCCACCCCAAGCCTTCTCCGACTCCTGCTTCCCGCCGGAGTGAGCGCCTTAGTCGTTCTAGGTCTAGCGTAGAAGCGCGGGTGCCATCGATCCTCGAGAAAGCGGCCATGCGAGCCGCTGCCCGCAACCTCGATCCGGATACATCTCCGTCCCTCAATCAAG TGCCCCAGGATGATGTTGCAATAGCACCTGATTTAGCTTATGTGGACTTGTCAGCTGGTGGTCTCCCAAGGCCCTCTAATGAGCTGTTGTTTCCAGCCCAGCCTAGCTATAAGTTAAAGAATGCGGTGCGAGCTGACTCCAA GGTTTCTACTTCGACAAGTCATAACAGCCAAGCTACCGAGCAGACCGTGAGCAAAGGCAAAGGACAACCTGACACCGATGTTGTCACTTTGAAAG CCACTGAAGAAGTGATTACTGTGGAGGATGTTGAAGAGCGTGTTCAAATGGATGTTGACCCTGCCAGTCCAAGGCGAAGTCCAGTGGCGATGGACACCGATCATGGCATGGTACCTAAACTTCCAGAAATTCTGTCGGATGCAAGTGTCGTAGCGTCGACCGATATTGTACAAGACAGTCTGAGTGCATTGGTTGTTTCGGCGCCCCGACCTGCAACGCCTCCCACTATTTCCTATGTACAGTATCCATTGGCCAGGACTCTAGAGGATGAGGTTAGCGCTAGCAAAGAGGCTGTGATTCAAGCCGAGCTCGTGAACTCCACGATGAGGGATGCATTCAATTCAAGTGAGGTTTTGAAAGCTCAAATGCGA AAATACTATGAACTGGCATCCAAGCATCTAGCAATGCAAGAAGAAGTAGAAAGTCTCCGTGCAGAACTggagaaagagaaaaagaagaacgagaagctgGAGAAGGAGAAAGCTATCATGGGAGGTACACTTTTCATCCCAGACACCACCACGGCACGCCACAACAACCAAG AGTGCCAAAACAAGTACTTCCAGGAGAGCAAAGGCGGGGAAGCAAATACCTCATTTCAAGATCACCTCCCTCCCCCAAACATTTCAAATCATAGTACATATAACGTGAAGGACAAAACAAATAAAGGAATGCTTGATGATGAAATTTTCGAATTGTACATGGA GGATCTTTGGACAGGCATAGATCCGGAAAAGAAGAGTAATTATGTGTACCTTGATTCACTATGGTTTGATATGTACATCAATGGGAAACATAAATCAAAAGTCCTTAAATGGGTAAAAGCTAAGAAAATATTCACAAGACGATATGTATTTGTCCCTATTGTTTACTG GGGACATTGGAGCCTCCTTGTGTTGTATAATTTTGGCGAGAcaaactacttgggcactccaaaGGGGCCACGCATGCTACTGTTGGATTCACTTAGAACAACACAACCAAAGAGCTTGCTGTCGGCCATCAACAG CTTCATGATTGACATTTTAAAAACAGAAGACCGGGAGGAAGAGACAGGGCAGTTCATAAATGATGTCGAGCTTGAGTTTCCTGAG GTTCCACAGCAAAGTGCAAATGATTGTGGTATATATGTTCTTTACTTTATATACTGTTTTCTCAAAATCGAAAAACTGGGAGAAGATTTGAGCCAGCTG GGTGCCTTTTTCGACCCAGAGGTACTACAGAACCTGGAGCACATCCGCAAGGCTATTCTTTCATACCAAGA GAAACAGAATGCTACAATTACAGAGTAG
- the LOC123445469 gene encoding uncharacterized protein LOC123445469: MDDLSPRVEMAESDAAAGKMANGEASDDSGRAVEVSGGEDTLPAVLRSFVDGVRPPPGDGGDPLLQRLRAASCEAAPRLRDASRNSARDLLAWTKQGSGLRAILVVSVGTITLISLTGLLIFMSFLLVATANAIVVSVLMSLAAAGGFLALFFACLVAVYVGAVSIAIFVISTTVISAIVAAMIATGWIGFFWTIWFAARKSLDLTKHSIGMTTSAVQSYSASRRVGQKPTD; encoded by the exons atggACGACCTCTCGCCGCGCGTGGAGATGGCCGAATCCGACGCGGCGGCCGGCAAGATGGCCAACGGCGAGGCCTCCGACGACAGCGGCCGCGCCGTCGAGGTCTCCGGCGGCGAGGACACCCTCCCCGCGGTGCTCCGCAGCTTCGTCGACGGCGTCCGGCCGCCGCCCGGTGACGGCGGAGATCCGCTCCTGCAGCGCCTCCGCGCGGCCTCCTGCGAGGCGGCGCCGCGGCTGCGGGACGCCTCCAGGAACTCGGCCCGCGACCTGCTCGCCTGGACCAAGCAGGGCAGCGGCCTCCGCGCCATCCTCGTCGTCTCG GTCGGAACAATCACGCTGATATCACTGACTGGCCTGCTGATTTTCATGTCCTTCCTTCTGGTTGCGACTGCTAATGCCATTGTCGTTTCAGTTCTTATGTCCTTGGCAGCTGCTGGAGGGTTTCTGGCTTTGTTCTTTGCTTGCTTAGTTGCAGTGTATGTTGGAGCAGTATCAATTGCTATATTCGTCATCTCCACCACCGTTATCTCTGCTATTGTTGCAGCCATGATTGCTACCG GTTGGATTGGATTCTTTTGGACGATTTGGTTTGCCGCAAGGAAGAGCCTGGACCTCACCAAGCACTCGATCGGCATGACGACCTCTGCTGTGCAGTCGTATTCAGCCTCTCGGCGAGTGGGGCAGAAGCCCACAGACTGA